One genomic region from Methanomassiliicoccaceae archaeon encodes:
- a CDS encoding 30S ribosomal protein S17e, producing MGRIRPTYIKRVSIELLNKYPQAFSRDFENNKEMVSTLTDVTSIKMRNRIAGYISRYLSHPEV from the coding sequence ATGGGAAGGATAAGACCCACATACATCAAGAGAGTGTCCATTGAGCTCCTCAACAAGTATCCCCAGGCATTCAGCAGGGACTTCGAGAACAACAAGGAGATGGTGAGCACCCTCACAGACGTAACCTCGATTAAGATGAGGAACAGGATTGCGGGATACATCTCACGCTACCTTTCTCACCCTGAGGTTTAA
- the thyX gene encoding FAD-dependent thymidylate synthase, with protein sequence MRVTLLSYTRDAAEICAAAGRSCYSDKPADEIIGTGDAERSLGQIVSMGHHSVIEHAVFTFSVSGVSRSLTHQLVRHRIASFSQQSQRYVPLKEPTYVIPHTVSNDPEALEIYKDAMEKIWEAYSRLGEKVPAEDARYILPNGCTTNITITMNARELLHFFDLRCCERAQWEIREMADEMLRLCREISPTIFKDAGPPCVRGPCPEGSKSCGRPKRVKKP encoded by the coding sequence ATGAGAGTTACGCTTCTTTCTTACACCAGGGACGCGGCCGAGATATGCGCCGCCGCAGGCAGGTCATGCTATTCCGACAAACCCGCCGACGAGATCATCGGGACAGGGGATGCCGAGAGGTCGCTGGGGCAGATCGTTTCCATGGGGCACCACTCCGTTATAGAGCATGCGGTTTTCACGTTCTCGGTCTCAGGGGTATCGAGGTCGCTGACACATCAGCTGGTCAGGCATCGCATAGCGTCGTTCTCTCAACAGTCCCAGAGGTACGTCCCGCTAAAGGAGCCGACCTATGTCATACCGCATACCGTAAGCAATGACCCCGAGGCCCTGGAGATCTACAAGGACGCCATGGAAAAGATATGGGAGGCATACTCCCGGCTGGGCGAGAAAGTGCCCGCCGAGGATGCGAGGTACATACTGCCCAACGGTTGCACCACAAACATCACGATAACGATGAACGCCCGCGAGCTGCTGCACTTCTTCGATCTCAGGTGCTGCGAGAGGGCACAGTGGGAGATCCGCGAGATGGCGGATGAAATGCTCAGGCTTTGCAGGGAAATCTCTCCCACGATCTTCAAGGATGCCGGCCCCCCCTGTGTCAGGGGCCCATGTCCAGAAGGCAGTAAGTCCTGCGGTCGCCCCAAAAGAGTTAAAAAGCCTTAA
- a CDS encoding TraB domain-containing protein has translation MLLIIGTGHVFKIDEQVRFIIKNTWPDAVLVELDEKRFRVMDGTYEHPKDQRPIKLPGIAKSLGKTQSRTASQFGTYAGLELLEACRAGKAAGAEVILMDGDVVEMLLRMWDEMSFIEKMRWRLSGTKDRRSSRKDVEETQKDFSDNEKEYMDEMRRRYPTMMRILHKERNEAMANEIAEASKRHDKMVAVVGDAHVEGIVELLPKDMDVRKVRLADIRDEQKIGKLMSDIWYERLG, from the coding sequence ATGTTGCTCATCATAGGCACCGGCCACGTTTTCAAAATAGATGAGCAGGTGCGTTTCATCATCAAAAACACATGGCCCGATGCAGTACTGGTGGAGCTGGACGAGAAAAGGTTCAGAGTGATGGACGGGACGTACGAGCATCCGAAGGACCAGAGGCCGATAAAGTTGCCAGGCATAGCGAAGTCCTTGGGCAAGACTCAGAGCCGCACGGCATCCCAGTTCGGAACATACGCAGGTCTCGAGCTCCTCGAGGCATGCAGGGCCGGGAAGGCGGCCGGCGCCGAAGTAATATTAATGGATGGGGACGTGGTCGAGATGCTCCTCAGGATGTGGGACGAGATGTCATTTATCGAGAAGATGCGCTGGCGTTTATCGGGAACTAAAGACAGAAGGTCCTCGCGGAAAGACGTGGAAGAGACACAGAAGGATTTTTCCGATAACGAGAAGGAATATATGGACGAAATGCGGCGCCGTTATCCCACAATGATGCGCATACTCCACAAGGAGCGCAACGAAGCCATGGCCAATGAGATCGCAGAAGCTTCCAAGAGACACGACAAAATGGTAGCGGTCGTGGGCGATGCGCACGTCGAAGGCATAGTCGAGCTGCTTCCAAAGGACATGGACGTGAGGAAGGTTCGTTTGGCGGACATAAGGGATGAGCAGAAGATAGGTAAGCTGATGTCCGATATATGGTATGAAAGGCTTGGATGA
- a CDS encoding HAD-IB family phosphatase, whose product MRYELACFDMDGTLTTVRSSWGWVHEFYGVDNKESYDMFCSGEIDEPEFMRRDIALWKEVHPDITMTDVARTFTSMPLTEGIQETVAALRSEGIRCVIVSGGIDVAAKMLTDEFGFDDYIADSLETYDDGRLTGEGVMNVDLRDKGISVREFQKKYDTDRDRTVSIGNSFTDIGMFRNSVLSIAFNPMDEMTVDAADAVVRSKNISDILDIIFG is encoded by the coding sequence ATGAGGTACGAACTCGCCTGTTTCGATATGGACGGCACTCTGACCACGGTCAGAAGCTCATGGGGGTGGGTCCACGAATTCTACGGGGTCGACAACAAAGAATCGTACGACATGTTCTGCTCCGGCGAGATAGACGAGCCGGAGTTCATGCGGAGGGACATAGCCCTTTGGAAAGAGGTGCACCCGGACATCACGATGACCGATGTGGCCCGTACTTTCACTTCCATGCCTCTGACCGAAGGAATACAGGAGACGGTCGCCGCCTTGAGGTCGGAGGGGATCAGGTGCGTAATAGTCAGCGGAGGAATAGACGTTGCGGCGAAGATGCTTACCGACGAGTTTGGATTCGACGACTACATCGCGGATTCCCTGGAGACTTACGATGACGGGCGGCTCACCGGGGAAGGCGTGATGAACGTGGACCTCCGCGACAAGGGGATCAGCGTCAGAGAGTTCCAGAAAAAATACGATACCGACAGGGACCGCACGGTCTCGATAGGCAACTCGTTCACCGACATCGGCATGTTCAGGAACAGCGTCTTGTCGATAGCGTTCAACCCTATGGACGAAATGACCGTCGATGCGGCAGATGCCGTTGTACGTTCCAAAAACATATCCGACATATTGGACATAATTTTCGGATGA
- a CDS encoding HVO_0476 family zinc finger protein, giving the protein MNDEELPEAIFFECAKCREFTEHEILKGRFGKASVSGTFKCTECKTVTSTTIRLPEDIRVRVVFSDGDVTTVTETVLKSNEVVEKGDEFFLDSGERVRVTLIDEESGRNPRRAQATRIKCLWVKQFGILNVKISVNDNHRTLSMVVEAEPDDDFTIGMTIPFEDFDCLVHAIKTKDRLIRNGSAEARNITRVYGKIRKKQYEVMDFGDE; this is encoded by the coding sequence ATGAACGACGAAGAACTTCCTGAGGCAATCTTTTTTGAATGCGCTAAATGCCGTGAGTTCACGGAGCACGAGATACTGAAAGGAAGGTTCGGCAAGGCCTCGGTATCAGGTACGTTCAAGTGCACAGAATGCAAGACGGTCACTTCGACGACGATACGCCTTCCGGAGGACATCAGGGTAAGGGTCGTGTTCAGCGACGGCGATGTCACAACCGTGACCGAAACGGTGCTGAAAAGCAACGAGGTCGTCGAGAAAGGCGACGAGTTCTTCCTGGACAGCGGGGAAAGGGTCCGCGTGACGCTGATCGACGAAGAGTCCGGCAGAAACCCGAGGAGGGCGCAGGCCACAAGGATAAAGTGCCTTTGGGTCAAGCAGTTCGGCATCCTTAATGTGAAAATATCGGTCAACGACAACCACCGCACCTTGTCTATGGTCGTAGAGGCGGAACCGGACGACGATTTTACAATAGGGATGACCATTCCGTTCGAAGATTTCGACTGCCTCGTACATGCGATCAAGACGAAGGACCGTCTCATAAGGAACGGTTCTGCGGAGGCACGCAACATTACCAGGGTCTACGGCAAGATCCGCAAGAAGCAGTATGAAGTCATGGATTTCGGCGACGAGTGA
- a CDS encoding MBL fold metallo-hydrolase, with amino-acid sequence MIRLEVLAIGRLERDAEGKIVNADSTCTMIKTDNGIIVVDPSTNYMRPMIKKSLVQAGVYFGDVSAVVLTHTHSDHIQNLSLFLKAAIYVHGDEDISIEGAIVIKEEEFQLVPGVRLVHTPGHTRGSMSVFVEADRRYVIAGDAIPTEDNFRKMVPPAINCDAEEALQSIKKIKRYADVIIPGHGFPFMVRM; translated from the coding sequence ATGATTAGACTCGAAGTCCTGGCAATAGGAAGGTTGGAAAGGGATGCCGAGGGCAAGATAGTCAATGCAGATTCGACCTGCACCATGATAAAAACCGATAACGGCATCATTGTCGTGGATCCCAGCACGAATTATATGAGGCCGATGATCAAAAAGTCGTTGGTGCAGGCAGGAGTGTATTTCGGGGATGTGAGCGCCGTCGTTCTGACCCACACCCACTCCGACCACATTCAAAATCTCAGTTTGTTCCTTAAGGCGGCCATCTATGTCCACGGGGACGAGGACATAAGCATCGAGGGCGCCATCGTTATCAAAGAAGAGGAATTCCAGCTTGTCCCAGGGGTCCGTCTGGTACATACTCCGGGTCACACCAGAGGGTCTATGAGCGTATTCGTCGAGGCGGACCGCAGATACGTGATAGCCGGTGATGCCATACCCACGGAGGACAATTTCAGGAAGATGGTCCCTCCTGCAATCAACTGCGATGCAGAGGAAGCGTTACAAAGTATTAAGAAGATAAAGAGATACGCGGATGTGATCATACCCGGACATGGTTTTCCGTTTATGGTCCGCATGTGA
- a CDS encoding HemK2/MTQ2 family protein methyltransferase, which yields MHYVYDILLEEDRRVYPPSEDSVFLVRCLDIVPGERVLEIGCGSGVVSLHCARAGALVTAGDINPVAVELTKRNAESNGLDIDVVETDVYSSISGKFDTIIFNLPYLPVDDDCELSDAWSGGEGGLGPLPELLRGAPDHGNDGWRVVVVVSSLMDTERLDDLLGPYSVKVLGELPLFFEKLRVLQISPYQL from the coding sequence ATGCATTATGTATATGATATTCTCCTGGAAGAGGACCGAAGGGTCTATCCTCCTTCAGAGGATTCTGTTTTTCTGGTCAGATGTCTGGATATCGTCCCTGGAGAAAGGGTACTGGAGATCGGTTGCGGCTCCGGTGTTGTCTCTCTTCACTGCGCAAGAGCCGGGGCTTTGGTCACGGCGGGGGATATAAACCCCGTTGCCGTAGAACTTACGAAAAGGAACGCCGAATCCAACGGATTGGATATCGACGTCGTAGAAACAGACGTATACAGTTCGATATCCGGTAAATTCGATACAATAATTTTCAATCTGCCCTACCTCCCTGTGGATGACGATTGCGAACTGTCCGATGCGTGGTCCGGGGGCGAGGGGGGATTGGGGCCCCTTCCCGAGCTGTTAAGGGGTGCCCCGGACCACGGCAACGATGGATGGCGGGTCGTGGTGGTGGTGTCGTCGCTCATGGACACGGAAAGGCTGGATGATCTGCTGGGCCCTTATTCTGTGAAGGTTTTGGGAGAGCTGCCGCTCTTCTTCGAAAAACTAAGGGTGCTGCAGATCTCACCCTATCAGCTTTGA
- the gatE gene encoding Glu-tRNA(Gln) amidotransferase subunit GatE, producing the protein MDYEMMCGIEIHQQLDTKKLFCSCDTILCDEGFGAHFRKLRPTTSEMGEVDRAALAQFQRHMGFRYQCCHGASCLVDLDEEPPHEVNKEAMETSLMFSAMLNSDITDEIHFMRKIVVDGSNTSGFQRTALVATGGEVDVNGKKISILSVCLEEDAARKIETKGNEVTYRLDRLGFPLVEVATGPDMRTPEEVMEVAMRLGSLLRATKKVKRGIGTIREDLNISIPGGARIEIKGVQELKMLPDFVRNEVNRQKMLLTVKDILVKRGVKPVSSKIVDATDVFRDCPSKIVTGAIKGKGVVLAVKLPGFSGVMNGDSGKLRLGSEMAQRARTHGVKGIFHSDELPNYGIEQEFVDALKEYLGISSADDAFVICAAPEATAREALIAATERANEALEGIPEETRDPLPDGTTKYSRPLPGAARMYPETDVPPTLITEERIAEIRASMPEFPEEIEKRLVNQYGINSQQAHQMLRESNDELFEKLAGTYRGLASAIATTLTNTYSELDHEGVVTADIQDVAIMEIFRMLAHNKFAKEALPDIIREVSKGTDPSAAVSKLGLEAVEEDEAAKIVAAIVKEREDFVRNRGMEAIGPLMGPVMAALRGKIDGKAANDILVKEISKLIG; encoded by the coding sequence ATGGACTACGAAATGATGTGTGGCATCGAGATACACCAGCAGCTTGACACGAAGAAGCTGTTCTGCTCCTGCGACACCATACTCTGCGATGAGGGGTTCGGTGCCCATTTCCGCAAACTCAGACCGACGACGAGCGAGATGGGAGAGGTCGACCGCGCCGCACTGGCGCAGTTCCAGAGGCATATGGGCTTCAGGTATCAGTGCTGCCATGGGGCCTCATGTTTGGTAGACCTCGACGAGGAGCCGCCGCACGAGGTCAACAAGGAGGCGATGGAGACGTCGCTCATGTTCTCGGCAATGCTCAACTCCGACATAACCGACGAGATCCACTTCATGAGGAAGATAGTGGTCGACGGATCGAACACGTCGGGTTTCCAGAGGACCGCGCTTGTGGCCACCGGCGGAGAAGTGGACGTCAACGGCAAGAAGATATCCATTCTGTCGGTCTGTCTGGAAGAGGACGCGGCCAGGAAGATAGAGACGAAGGGCAACGAGGTCACATACAGGCTGGACCGCCTGGGATTCCCCCTCGTAGAGGTCGCAACAGGGCCAGACATGAGGACGCCGGAAGAGGTCATGGAGGTCGCTATGCGCCTCGGTTCGCTTCTACGCGCAACAAAAAAAGTTAAGCGCGGCATCGGGACAATAAGAGAGGACCTGAACATATCGATCCCGGGCGGAGCACGTATCGAGATCAAAGGAGTGCAGGAGCTGAAGATGCTGCCCGACTTCGTGCGCAACGAGGTCAACAGGCAGAAGATGCTGCTCACGGTGAAGGACATTCTCGTCAAAAGAGGCGTTAAACCTGTCTCCTCCAAGATAGTGGACGCAACGGACGTCTTCAGAGACTGCCCGTCGAAGATCGTGACAGGCGCCATAAAGGGAAAAGGCGTGGTGCTGGCCGTAAAGCTTCCTGGGTTCTCAGGCGTTATGAACGGCGACTCTGGAAAACTCAGGCTCGGTTCCGAGATGGCACAGCGCGCCAGGACCCACGGCGTCAAGGGGATATTCCATTCGGACGAACTGCCCAACTACGGCATCGAACAGGAGTTCGTCGATGCGCTGAAAGAATACCTGGGCATCTCGTCCGCAGATGATGCATTCGTCATATGCGCGGCACCGGAGGCAACTGCCAGGGAGGCGCTCATCGCCGCAACAGAACGCGCCAACGAGGCTCTCGAAGGGATACCCGAAGAGACCAGGGACCCGCTGCCAGACGGGACTACGAAATATTCAAGGCCGCTGCCCGGGGCCGCGAGGATGTATCCGGAGACGGATGTGCCGCCAACTCTGATAACGGAGGAAAGAATCGCAGAGATCAGAGCATCGATGCCGGAATTTCCCGAAGAGATAGAGAAGAGGCTCGTAAACCAGTACGGCATCAATTCCCAGCAGGCACATCAGATGCTCAGGGAGAGCAACGACGAGCTCTTCGAGAAGCTTGCTGGCACATACAGGGGACTGGCGTCGGCGATAGCAACCACACTCACCAACACATACAGCGAGCTCGATCACGAGGGCGTCGTTACAGCCGATATCCAAGATGTCGCCATCATGGAGATATTCAGGATGCTGGCACATAACAAGTTCGCTAAAGAGGCGCTCCCGGACATCATACGCGAGGTATCGAAAGGCACCGATCCTTCGGCCGCCGTTTCGAAGCTGGGCCTCGAGGCCGTGGAAGAGGACGAGGCGGCAAAGATAGTGGCAGCGATAGTAAAAGAGAGGGAAGACTTCGTCCGCAACAGAGGCATGGAAGCCATCGGACCTCTGATGGGGCCGGTCATGGCCGCTCTCAGAGGCAAGATCGACGGCAAGGCCGCCAACGATATCCTCGTGAAGGAGATCTCAAAGCTGATAGGGTGA
- the gatD gene encoding Glu-tRNA(Gln) amidotransferase subunit GatD, whose translation MSYSESLSRLLASVDASEGCRLTVTSKGRMYTGTMMPHHDLSAPDILVLKLKSGYNVGVRMYQDSAVQVVERPSGKKTNLAANEPKKGLKKLVLIGTGGTIASYVDYRTGAVQPALSTSELVNAMPELREIANIEARVLFSIFSENMNVEHWQKLAEAVSEAINDGADGIIIPHGTDTMGYTAAALSFMLGEVPKPVVLVGAQRSSDRPSSDATGNMTASARFCVDGNRAGVFVIMHDTHSDDSFAVHLGTRVRKMHTSRRDAFHSINAPAVAHIDADGKIEFSGPGREVSDGKAVAKTGMEGRCILLQSYPGMDPDIFTDIMVRSKGVVIAGSGLGHVNENMIPAIKKASDSGTIVVMTSQCLGGATNLNVYNTGRDMLSAGAVSVGDMLPETAYVKLMWAMANSGSREQAVGLMEMPIAGETGDRRLA comes from the coding sequence ATGAGCTATTCAGAATCATTATCCAGACTCCTGGCATCTGTAGATGCGTCGGAGGGTTGCAGACTTACCGTCACTTCGAAAGGCCGCATGTACACAGGTACGATGATGCCCCATCACGACCTCAGCGCCCCGGACATACTCGTGCTGAAATTGAAGAGCGGATATAACGTGGGCGTCAGAATGTACCAGGACTCCGCGGTCCAGGTGGTGGAGAGGCCGTCCGGGAAGAAGACGAACCTCGCGGCGAACGAGCCGAAGAAAGGACTGAAGAAACTTGTCCTCATAGGCACCGGCGGCACTATAGCCTCCTACGTCGACTACAGGACGGGGGCCGTTCAGCCAGCCCTATCGACATCGGAGCTCGTTAACGCAATGCCGGAGCTCAGGGAAATAGCGAACATCGAAGCGCGCGTGCTTTTCTCCATTTTCTCAGAAAATATGAACGTGGAACATTGGCAGAAGCTCGCCGAAGCAGTATCCGAGGCGATTAACGACGGAGCGGACGGCATAATAATACCCCACGGCACGGACACTATGGGATACACCGCCGCGGCGTTATCCTTCATGTTGGGAGAGGTGCCCAAGCCGGTCGTTCTCGTGGGGGCGCAGAGGTCCTCGGACCGGCCCTCTTCCGATGCCACAGGCAACATGACGGCAAGTGCCAGGTTCTGCGTGGACGGTAACAGGGCAGGCGTATTCGTGATAATGCACGACACACATAGCGACGACTCGTTCGCGGTACACCTCGGGACCCGCGTAAGGAAGATGCACACATCCAGGCGCGACGCGTTCCACAGTATCAACGCACCAGCCGTGGCGCACATCGATGCCGATGGAAAAATCGAGTTTTCGGGCCCAGGACGCGAAGTATCGGACGGAAAGGCGGTCGCCAAAACGGGAATGGAGGGCAGATGCATCCTCTTGCAGTCATATCCGGGAATGGACCCGGACATTTTCACCGATATCATGGTCAGAAGCAAAGGAGTCGTGATCGCAGGCTCGGGCCTCGGTCATGTGAACGAGAACATGATTCCCGCGATAAAGAAGGCCAGCGATTCAGGGACGATAGTGGTCATGACCTCCCAGTGCCTGGGAGGCGCTACGAATCTGAACGTCTACAACACGGGAAGGGATATGCTTTCCGCCGGTGCGGTATCAGTGGGCGACATGCTGCCGGAGACGGCATATGTCAAGCTCATGTGGGCCATGGCCAACTCCGGGAGCAGGGAACAGGCAGTCGGACTGATGGAAATGCCCATTGCGGGCGAGACAGGCGACAGGAGGCTGGCCTGA
- the hypB gene encoding hydrogenase nickel incorporation protein HypB, which translates to MHFVQVGMEYDVLKENAKLAHKNYRLLKEHGIKSVDFMGSIGSGKTTLIIKLAEKLKAKGLRVCAIAGDVTGDDDFARMEKSGMDAINCNTGSECHLDANLVAKALEKIDLDKYDVLFIENVGNLVCPADFPLGTDYRAVVISTTEGDDMVRKHHSIFLHSDLAILNKMDIADAVGVDPKVILEDYSKLTGGLKAMYTCSAKKDQGVDDIIAALKL; encoded by the coding sequence ATGCACTTCGTACAAGTGGGCATGGAATACGACGTTCTCAAAGAGAACGCGAAACTGGCCCATAAGAATTACCGCCTCCTGAAGGAGCACGGGATAAAGTCCGTGGATTTCATGGGGTCCATCGGCTCGGGCAAGACCACCCTCATAATAAAACTGGCCGAGAAGCTGAAGGCAAAGGGGCTCAGAGTTTGCGCCATCGCCGGCGATGTGACAGGGGACGACGATTTCGCCAGGATGGAAAAATCCGGAATGGATGCAATTAACTGCAATACCGGTTCAGAATGCCATTTGGACGCCAATCTGGTTGCAAAGGCCCTGGAAAAGATCGACCTGGACAAATACGACGTCCTTTTCATAGAAAACGTAGGAAACCTCGTATGCCCCGCGGATTTCCCGCTCGGTACCGACTACAGGGCGGTCGTGATATCCACCACAGAGGGGGACGACATGGTGAGGAAGCATCACAGCATCTTCCTGCACTCCGACCTCGCCATCCTGAACAAGATGGATATAGCCGACGCCGTGGGCGTAGATCCGAAAGTCATATTGGAAGACTACAGCAAGTTGACCGGCGGCCTGAAAGCAATGTACACATGCAGCGCTAAGAAAGACCAGGGCGTGGACGATATCATCGCCGCCCTGAAACTGTGA
- the purD gene encoding phosphoribosylamine--glycine ligase: MRILTIGGGGRECAAADAFHRAGSDIYAVMKNANPGIICRAKKYLLVDEKDIAAICKFAKENIIELAFVGPEAPLEVGIVDALEKEGIPCASPTKAAARIETSKSFMRELVRKHKVDGNLGYAAFDNPADTEAYLKKVDYQIVVKPIGLTGGKGVKVEGEHLHTLKDIMGYVNEIFDQNIGGSGVIIEEKAVGEEFTQMAFCDGKTVAPMPLVQDHKRAYEGDVGPNTGGMGSYSDADHLLPFIGDEDRKRSLAIMRQIISAMSEEGCPYRGVMYGQFMLTKDGPKIIEINARFGDPEAMNVLPILEDNFERICWDMAKGTLSESIRFAKKATVCKYVVPRGYGTKPESGHEISVDMEAVKRSGAEAFYANVEMIDDKVFTGTSRAIGIVGIDKTLEEADWNCETALTFVEGDAIYVRHDIGTRELVQRRVDHMREILGE, encoded by the coding sequence ATGAGAATTCTCACTATAGGCGGAGGCGGCAGGGAGTGCGCCGCGGCGGATGCCTTCCACAGGGCCGGTTCGGACATTTACGCCGTGATGAAGAATGCCAATCCCGGCATCATTTGCAGGGCGAAGAAATACCTGCTTGTCGACGAAAAGGACATTGCGGCGATATGCAAGTTCGCAAAGGAGAATATAATCGAGCTTGCCTTCGTCGGGCCCGAGGCACCGCTGGAGGTCGGAATAGTCGACGCTCTTGAGAAGGAAGGAATACCTTGCGCCTCGCCGACTAAGGCCGCGGCAAGGATCGAAACGTCCAAATCGTTCATGAGGGAACTGGTCCGCAAGCACAAGGTGGACGGTAACCTGGGGTATGCCGCTTTCGACAACCCCGCGGATACAGAGGCGTACCTTAAGAAGGTGGACTACCAGATAGTGGTCAAGCCGATAGGCCTCACAGGCGGAAAGGGCGTCAAGGTGGAAGGAGAGCACCTCCACACTCTCAAGGACATAATGGGCTACGTCAACGAGATATTCGACCAGAACATCGGGGGCTCCGGCGTTATCATCGAAGAGAAAGCCGTAGGGGAGGAGTTCACACAGATGGCTTTCTGCGACGGAAAGACCGTCGCGCCGATGCCTCTGGTACAGGACCACAAGAGGGCCTACGAGGGTGATGTGGGACCCAACACGGGCGGCATGGGCTCGTATTCGGACGCGGACCACCTGCTTCCTTTTATCGGGGATGAGGACCGCAAAAGATCACTGGCCATAATGAGACAGATAATCTCGGCCATGTCGGAGGAGGGGTGCCCGTACCGCGGGGTCATGTACGGACAATTTATGCTCACAAAGGACGGACCTAAGATCATCGAGATAAACGCTAGGTTCGGAGACCCGGAGGCGATGAACGTGCTGCCCATACTCGAAGACAACTTCGAAAGAATCTGCTGGGACATGGCGAAGGGCACGCTATCGGAAAGCATCAGGTTCGCGAAAAAAGCGACCGTCTGCAAATACGTAGTACCGCGCGGATACGGCACAAAGCCCGAATCCGGTCATGAAATATCGGTCGACATGGAAGCGGTGAAGAGAAGCGGCGCCGAGGCGTTCTATGCGAACGTCGAGATGATAGATGATAAAGTGTTCACCGGCACCTCGAGGGCGATAGGCATAGTGGGCATTGACAAAACACTGGAAGAGGCGGACTGGAACTGCGAGACCGCGCTTACGTTCGTGGAAGGCGATGCCATCTACGTGAGGCATGACATCGGCACCCGCGAGCTGGTCCAGCGCAGGGTCGACCATATGAGAGAGATCCTCGGGGAATGA
- a CDS encoding tRNA pseudouridine(38-40) synthase TruA, with translation MTRIAVKVAYLGEGFSGSQIQPGLRTVEGEIGSNLEVICNTTAEELNLKLSSRTDRGVNALANVAVFSTVFENYEVLLRALNAVSKGIYYRSYTVVPEDFNPRYADLRMYRYVIPSEGIDPVRARDCASIFVGEHDFIRFCKYDNKPTIGNVESADIWKEGEMLIFDCSARFFLWNQVRRMMSAIAAVGRGDAENDDVLRALSGEDISFGVARADALTLRDVVYKDLDFKVPDAAMFDTKVKEELFRSRLRESFFTSL, from the coding sequence ATGACGCGAATCGCAGTAAAGGTCGCCTACCTTGGCGAGGGCTTCTCAGGTTCTCAGATACAGCCCGGGCTGCGCACTGTGGAGGGCGAGATAGGGTCCAATCTGGAGGTCATATGCAACACGACCGCGGAAGAGCTGAACCTGAAGCTTTCGAGCAGGACCGACCGGGGCGTCAACGCACTGGCTAATGTCGCCGTTTTCAGTACGGTGTTCGAAAACTACGAAGTGCTCCTCAGGGCCTTGAACGCGGTTTCCAAAGGGATCTACTATCGCTCTTACACTGTTGTCCCCGAAGATTTTAACCCCAGGTATGCGGACCTTCGTATGTACCGCTACGTCATACCTTCCGAGGGCATAGATCCGGTACGCGCCCGCGACTGTGCTTCCATTTTCGTGGGGGAACATGATTTTATCCGTTTCTGTAAATACGATAACAAGCCGACCATTGGGAATGTTGAATCGGCAGACATATGGAAAGAGGGCGAAATGCTGATATTCGACTGCAGTGCCAGATTTTTTCTTTGGAATCAGGTGCGCCGTATGATGTCGGCGATCGCTGCGGTGGGAAGGGGCGATGCCGAGAATGACGACGTATTAAGGGCGCTGAGCGGCGAAGATATAAGCTTCGGCGTCGCACGTGCGGACGCCCTGACCCTAAGGGATGTGGTCTACAAAGATCTGGATTTCAAAGTACCGGATGCGGCCATGTTCGATACCAAGGTAAAAGAAGAGCTGTTCCGCAGCAGACTGAGGGAGTCTTTCTTCACTTCCCTTTAA